CTCCATTACCAGCTCCGGAAACGTGCTCGCCAATGAGGACGTGGAGATCCGCAGCGAGGTGCAGGGGAAGATCATCCGCATCGCCTTCAAGGAAGGCGGCCGCGTCAAGAAAGGCGATCTGCTGGTCAAAATCGACGATTCGGAGTTGCAAGCCCGCTCGCTGCAGGCCCAGGCGCATCTCAAGCTCGCCCAGGACAATGAATTCCGCATGCGCAAGCAGCTGGAAATCGAAGCCGTCTCACAGAAGGATTACGATCAGACGGCGAGCGAGCTGACCCTGGCCAAGGGGGACGTGCAACTCTTAAAGGCCCAGCTCGCCAAGACCGAGCTACGCGCGCCTTTCAACGGGATGGTGGGCCTGAAGCAGGTCAGCGAAGGCGCTTACGTCAGCCCCAACACCTTGATCACCACTCTGCAGGAGATTGATCCCGTGAAGATCGATTTCACCGTGCCGGGCAAGTATTCGGGCTTGATGAAGCCCGGGCAGATCATCCGCTTCACCATCCAGGGCTCGGATGCCCGCTTCCAGGGCAAGGTCTACGCGGTGGATCCGCGCATCGATCCCGAATCGCGCACCTTGCGCCTACGCGCGGTCAGCCCCAACGCCGAAAGCCGCGTCCTCCCCGGGGCCTTCGCCACCATCGAAGTGCCTTTGCAAACGGTGGAGTCCGCCCTGACGGTGCCCAGCGAGGCCCTGTCCGCCGATGCCCGCGGGGCCAAGGTCTTCCTGTTCCGGGGCGGCAAGGCCGAGGCTCGTCCCGTGCAGGCCGGCCTGCGCACCGACTCCCTGGTCCAAATCACCAACGGCCTCGCCGCCGGCGATACCGTCATCACCTCGGGCGTGGTCCAGATCCGCCCGGGGGCGCCCGTGACCCTGGCGCATGTCGATTAAGCGTCCCAGCCTTCCCTCCGCCATGGAGAACGTATTGTGAGTCTTTCTTCTACAAGCATCCGCCGTCCCGTCCTCGCGACGGTCATGTCCATCCTGATCACGGTCTTCGGCATCATCGGCTACC
This region of Fibrobacterota bacterium genomic DNA includes:
- a CDS encoding efflux RND transporter periplasmic adaptor subunit, producing MRADRLENSITSSGNVLANEDVEIRSEVQGKIIRIAFKEGGRVKKGDLLVKIDDSELQARSLQAQAHLKLAQDNEFRMRKQLEIEAVSQKDYDQTASELTLAKGDVQLLKAQLAKTELRAPFNGMVGLKQVSEGAYVSPNTLITTLQEIDPVKIDFTVPGKYSGLMKPGQIIRFTIQGSDARFQGKVYAVDPRIDPESRTLRLRAVSPNAESRVLPGAFATIEVPLQTVESALTVPSEALSADARGAKVFLFRGGKAEARPVQAGLRTDSLVQITNGLAAGDTVITSGVVQIRPGAPVTLAHVD